One genomic segment of Helianthus annuus cultivar XRQ/B chromosome 14, HanXRQr2.0-SUNRISE, whole genome shotgun sequence includes these proteins:
- the LOC110909163 gene encoding uncharacterized protein LOC110909163 isoform X2: MRTVLIIKMFVNRVETTTLVNRMFSGHLPFPMRKSYPKDSEKIMRQTGLARSQIADCRLVYKRTRVHAFGIMVEMYKEEFGDEEVNCESSPEQAASF; this comes from the exons ATGCGTACAG TGTTAATCATCAAGATGTTTGTTAACCGAGTAGAGACAACCACATTGGTGAACCGGATGTTTTCCGGGCATCTCCCATTTCCGATGAGAAAAAG TTACCCGAAAGATTCAGAGAAGATCATGCGACAAACGGGTCTCGCTAGAAGCCAG ATTGCAGACTGCAGACTGGTTTATAAACGAACGCGTGTGCACGCCTTTGGAATAATGGTTGAAATGTACAAAGAAGAGTTCGGTGATGAAGAGGTGAACTGTGAATCTTCACCAGAACAGGCTGCAAGTTTTTGA
- the LOC110909163 gene encoding uncharacterized protein LOC110909163 isoform X1, translating to MSLGDSDKVKPYGQRQQSTAAMLTSLQLAFARETWGWCRRLHENLIRSARIVLDAYSYPKDSEKIMRQTGLARSQIADCRLVYKRTRVHAFGIMVEMYKEEFGDEEVNCESSPEQAASF from the exons ATGAGTCTAGGTGATTCCGACAAGGTTAAACCTTACGGCCAACGACAACAATCGACCGCTGCCATGCTCACATCCCTGCAATTGGCTTTCGCAC GTGAAACGTGGGGTTGGTGTAGAAGACTACATGAAAATCTTATTCGATCCGCAAGGATAGTACTTGATGCGTACAG TTACCCGAAAGATTCAGAGAAGATCATGCGACAAACGGGTCTCGCTAGAAGCCAG ATTGCAGACTGCAGACTGGTTTATAAACGAACGCGTGTGCACGCCTTTGGAATAATGGTTGAAATGTACAAAGAAGAGTTCGGTGATGAAGAGGTGAACTGTGAATCTTCACCAGAACAGGCTGCAAGTTTTTGA
- the LOC110909163 gene encoding BEL1-like homeodomain protein 3 isoform X3 — protein sequence MSLGDSDKVKPYGQRQQSTAAMLTSLQLAFARETWGWCRRLHENLIRSARIVLDAYSYPKDSEKIMRQTGLARSQTADWFINERVCTPLE from the exons ATGAGTCTAGGTGATTCCGACAAGGTTAAACCTTACGGCCAACGACAACAATCGACCGCTGCCATGCTCACATCCCTGCAATTGGCTTTCGCAC GTGAAACGTGGGGTTGGTGTAGAAGACTACATGAAAATCTTATTCGATCCGCAAGGATAGTACTTGATGCGTACAG TTACCCGAAAGATTCAGAGAAGATCATGCGACAAACGGGTCTCGCTAGAAGCCAG ACTGCAGACTGGTTTATAAACGAACGCGTGTGCACGCCTTTGGAATAA